The stretch of DNA CTTGAGTGGTTCCGTGACGCCTGCCAGGGCTTGCGCCAACCGGTGGACCCTTACCTGGCCATCTTTCACGGACCTCTGGCGGCGCGTCACATGTTTCGCCTGGCCGGTGGACTCGATTCGCTGGTGGTCGGCGAGCCGCAGATCCTGGGCCAGCTGAAGGAATCCTACGACCTGGCCCACCGCGTGGGGGGCGTCGGCAAGTGGCTCGGTCGCGCCTACCAGCAAGCCTTTGCCGTCGCCAAGCGTATCCGCACCGATACCGCCATCGGCGCGAGTCCAGTGTCGGTGGCCTTCGCTGCGGTGACCCTCGCGCGGCAAATCTTCGGCGACCTTGGCGAGCACTCGGCGCTGATCATCGGCGCCGGCGACACCGCGGAGCTGACCCTGCGCCACCTGCACGGCCAGGGTGTGAAGCGCATTACCATCGCCAATCGCACGCTCGCCCGCGCTCAGCAACTGGCAGCACCTTATGGCGCTCAGGCAGTGCCCCTGACCGCGGTACCGTCGGTGCTGGAACGCGCCGACATCGTCCTGTCATCAACCAACAGTGAGCTGCCGATCCTCGGTAAAGGCACCATCGAAAGTGCCCTCAAGGCGCGGCGCCGCCGCCCGATGTTCCTGGTCGATCTGGCCGTGCCGCGCGACATCGAACCGGAGGTCGCCAGCCTGCGTGACGTGTACCTGTACACCGTGGACGACTTGCGTGGCGTGGTACAGGAAGGTCTGCAGTCGCGCCAG from Immundisolibacter sp. encodes:
- the hemA gene encoding glutamyl-tRNA reductase; this encodes MQLLALGINHHTAPIDVRERVAILPERLEPQLRSLLTQPDVAEASLLSTCNRTELVVALRQPESGSALEWFRDACQGLRQPVDPYLAIFHGPLAARHMFRLAGGLDSLVVGEPQILGQLKESYDLAHRVGGVGKWLGRAYQQAFAVAKRIRTDTAIGASPVSVAFAAVTLARQIFGDLGEHSALIIGAGDTAELTLRHLHGQGVKRITIANRTLARAQQLAAPYGAQAVPLTAVPSVLERADIVLSSTNSELPILGKGTIESALKARRRRPMFLVDLAVPRDIEPEVASLRDVYLYTVDDLRGVVQEGLQSRQAAVGEAERIVDAQVDAYVEWCNAQQAVPLVKALRGGMLRTRDAEIERALADLRRGRPPEQVLQRLAHDLTNKLAHGPSVRIRRAGEQGDAALLEAARRLLGFDESQ